Proteins from one Amycolatopsis benzoatilytica AK 16/65 genomic window:
- a CDS encoding NADPH-dependent FMN reductase, whose amino-acid sequence MSEAPVRLAVLVGSAREGRFAPTVLRWFLRETGRHGGFETDVLDVAEVALPLAMTGRGAEPVAARLAAADAFVVITPEYNHSYPAALKNVLDWFHGEWHAKPVAFVSYGGISGGLRAVEHLRPVFAELHAVTVRETVSFHGAHGRFDQNGEPVDPAAGTAAKALLDQLEWWARALQDARGVRAYPG is encoded by the coding sequence GTGTCCGAAGCTCCCGTCCGGCTCGCCGTGCTCGTCGGCAGTGCCCGGGAAGGGCGGTTCGCCCCGACGGTGCTGCGCTGGTTCCTCCGCGAGACGGGCCGGCACGGCGGGTTCGAGACAGACGTCCTCGACGTGGCCGAGGTCGCGCTTCCGCTCGCGATGACCGGCCGCGGAGCCGAACCGGTCGCCGCGCGGCTCGCGGCGGCGGACGCGTTCGTCGTGATCACGCCGGAGTACAACCACAGCTACCCGGCCGCGCTCAAGAACGTCCTCGACTGGTTTCACGGAGAATGGCACGCCAAGCCGGTCGCGTTCGTGTCCTACGGCGGAATTTCCGGCGGCCTGCGCGCGGTCGAGCACCTCCGCCCGGTGTTCGCCGAGCTGCACGCGGTCACCGTCCGCGAAACGGTCAGCTTCCACGGCGCGCACGGCCGCTTCGACCAGAACGGCGAGCCGGTCGACCCGGCGGCCGGGACAGCGGCGAAGGCGTTGCTGGACCAGCTCGAGTGGTGGGCCCGGGCGTTGCAGGACGCGCGCGGGGTGCGCGCTTACCCGGGGTAG
- the soxR gene encoding redox-sensitive transcriptional activator SoxR produces the protein MAKTELPELTVGELSRRSGVPASALRFYEDENLIRSRRTAGNQRRYRRDTLRRVTFIRMSQRVGMPLSQIREVMGLLPDDRTPTRADWARISTCWRSDLDHRIRQLEQLRDQLNDCIGCGCMSLAKCRLANPSDQLGAQGPGPQRLPDHREDGYE, from the coding sequence ATGGCGAAGACGGAACTGCCCGAACTGACCGTCGGCGAGCTCTCGCGCCGCAGCGGCGTGCCCGCGTCGGCCTTGCGGTTCTACGAGGACGAGAACCTGATCCGGAGCCGGCGCACCGCGGGCAACCAGCGCCGCTACCGCCGGGACACGCTGCGGCGCGTGACGTTCATCCGCATGTCTCAGCGGGTCGGCATGCCGCTCTCCCAGATCCGCGAAGTGATGGGCCTGCTGCCGGACGACCGCACTCCGACCCGCGCCGACTGGGCCCGCATCTCCACCTGCTGGCGCTCGGACCTCGACCACCGCATCCGCCAGCTGGAACAACTCCGCGATCAGCTGAACGATTGCATCGGCTGCGGCTGCATGTCCCTGGCCAAATGCCGGCTGGCCAACCCGAGCGACCAGCTCGGCGCCCAGGGCCCCGGTCCGCAGCGGCTGCCGGACCACCGGGAGGACGGGTACGAGTGA
- a CDS encoding mycothiol transferase yields MNVADLLVDGFGRVRELVHEAVDGLTAEQLAARPGPDANSIAWLIWHLTRVQDDHVADVAGVEQTWTAQNWHGRFGLPFPAGATGYGHRSKDVAQVRTESPELLTGYYDAVHEHTVSWVAGVDEAALDRVVDERWTPAVTLGVRLVSVLSDDLQHAGQAAYVKGLLLA; encoded by the coding sequence ATGAATGTGGCCGATCTGCTCGTGGACGGGTTCGGCCGGGTGCGGGAGCTGGTGCACGAGGCAGTCGACGGGCTGACCGCGGAGCAGCTGGCCGCTCGCCCGGGCCCGGACGCCAACTCGATCGCCTGGCTGATCTGGCACCTGACCCGGGTCCAGGACGATCACGTCGCCGACGTCGCGGGTGTCGAACAGACCTGGACCGCACAGAACTGGCACGGGCGGTTCGGCCTGCCGTTCCCGGCCGGAGCCACCGGTTACGGGCACCGCAGCAAGGACGTCGCGCAAGTGCGGACCGAGTCGCCGGAACTGCTGACCGGCTACTACGACGCCGTGCACGAGCACACCGTGTCCTGGGTCGCGGGGGTCGACGAGGCGGCGCTGGACCGAGTCGTCGACGAACGGTGGACGCCGGCGGTGACGTTGGGCGTCCGGCTGGTCAGCGTGCTGTCCGACGACCTTCAGCACGCCGGGCAGGCGGCGTACGTGAAGGGGCTGCTGTTGGCGTGA
- a CDS encoding DUF6314 family protein, which produces MAFPITDLNGYFSGDWRLARDIAGVDGEALGSAAGCVTFTLEDDVLVYHESGELRLGAHRGPFVRTLHYRPAGGARAAVHFDHGGFFHDVDLTTGEWTADHPCSADWYRGTYLLVDERRWEQEWVVTGPAKDHVITSRFTRAGG; this is translated from the coding sequence GTGGCTTTTCCGATCACTGACCTGAACGGGTATTTCTCCGGCGATTGGCGGCTCGCGCGCGATATAGCGGGCGTCGACGGAGAAGCGCTCGGCTCGGCGGCCGGCTGCGTGACGTTCACCCTGGAAGACGACGTGCTGGTGTACCACGAATCGGGGGAGTTGCGGCTCGGAGCGCACCGCGGGCCGTTCGTCCGGACCCTGCACTACCGCCCGGCCGGCGGTGCCCGCGCCGCGGTGCACTTCGACCACGGCGGGTTCTTCCACGACGTGGATCTGACGACCGGGGAGTGGACGGCCGATCATCCGTGCAGCGCGGACTGGTACCGGGGCACGTACTTGCTGGTGGACGAGCGGCGGTGGGAGCAGGAATGGGTGGTGACCGGGCCGGCCAAGGACCATGTGATCACCAGCCGGTTCACGCGTGCCGGCGGGTGA
- the recQ gene encoding DNA helicase RecQ, whose product MAHPDPAAQATSSPALETLQRVFGYDAFRGDQAEIVDQVISGGDALVLMPTGGGKSLCYQIPSLVRPGVGVVISPLIALMQDQVDALRNVGVRAGFLNSTQDFGQRQEVEEAFLSGELDLLYLAPERLSVESTVRLLDRGKIALFAIDEAHCVSQWGHDFRPDYLMLSSLHERWPDVPRIALTATATEATHKEISQRLGLDGAKHFVASFDRPNIQYRIVPKNSPQKQLLELLRTEHQGDAGIVYCLSRASVEKTAEFLVQNGIPALPYHAGLDKATRAANQSRFLREDGLVVVATIAFGMGIDKPDVRFVAHLDLPKSVEGYYQETGRAGRDGQPSTAWLAYGLQDVVQQRKMIDNSEGDEAHRRLQAQHLNAMLALCETVECRRTQVLAYFGQSAPPCGNCDTCLTPPERWDGTIPAQKLLSTVVRLRNERRQKFGAGQIIDILLGKTTPKVTQFQHDTLKVFGIGTELREPEWRAVVRQLLARSLLAVEGDYGSLVLTEGSTAVLNGSQQVLLRREPERAARAPRASRKAAAVDLPAGAAPVFERLRAWRGATAKEQGVPAYVIFHDATLRQIATLMPTTLDALGTVSGVGENKLAKYGEGVLAALAEG is encoded by the coding sequence GTGGCGCACCCCGATCCGGCCGCGCAGGCCACCAGCTCCCCCGCTCTCGAAACGCTGCAGCGCGTGTTCGGCTACGACGCGTTCCGCGGCGACCAGGCGGAGATCGTCGACCAGGTGATCTCCGGCGGCGACGCGCTCGTGCTGATGCCCACCGGCGGCGGGAAATCGCTGTGCTACCAGATCCCGTCGCTCGTGCGGCCGGGCGTCGGCGTGGTGATCTCGCCGCTCATCGCCTTGATGCAGGACCAGGTCGACGCCTTGCGCAACGTCGGCGTGCGCGCCGGATTCCTCAACTCCACCCAGGATTTCGGGCAGCGGCAGGAAGTGGAGGAGGCGTTCCTCTCGGGCGAGCTCGACCTGCTCTATCTCGCTCCGGAGCGGCTGTCGGTGGAATCCACCGTCCGGCTGCTCGACCGGGGCAAGATCGCGCTGTTCGCGATCGACGAAGCGCACTGCGTGTCCCAGTGGGGCCACGACTTCCGGCCGGACTACCTGATGCTGTCGTCGCTGCACGAACGCTGGCCGGACGTGCCGCGGATCGCGCTCACCGCCACCGCGACCGAGGCCACGCACAAGGAGATCTCGCAGCGCCTCGGCCTCGACGGCGCCAAGCATTTCGTCGCGAGCTTCGACCGGCCGAACATCCAGTACCGGATCGTGCCGAAGAACTCGCCGCAGAAACAGCTGCTCGAACTCCTGCGCACGGAGCACCAGGGCGACGCGGGAATCGTCTACTGCCTGTCCCGCGCGTCCGTGGAGAAGACCGCGGAATTCCTCGTGCAGAACGGAATTCCGGCGCTGCCCTACCACGCCGGACTGGACAAGGCGACCCGCGCCGCCAACCAGTCGCGGTTTCTGCGCGAGGACGGCCTCGTCGTGGTCGCCACGATCGCGTTCGGCATGGGCATCGACAAGCCGGACGTCCGGTTCGTGGCGCATCTCGACCTGCCGAAGTCGGTCGAGGGGTACTACCAGGAGACCGGCCGCGCCGGACGCGACGGGCAGCCGTCGACCGCGTGGCTCGCGTACGGGCTGCAAGACGTAGTCCAGCAACGGAAAATGATCGACAACTCCGAGGGCGACGAAGCGCATCGCCGGCTGCAGGCGCAGCATCTCAACGCGATGCTGGCGCTGTGCGAGACCGTCGAGTGCCGCCGGACGCAGGTCCTGGCCTACTTCGGGCAGTCCGCGCCGCCCTGCGGGAACTGCGACACCTGCCTGACGCCGCCGGAGCGATGGGACGGCACCATTCCCGCGCAGAAACTGCTGTCGACCGTCGTCCGGCTCCGCAACGAGCGGCGGCAGAAGTTCGGGGCCGGCCAGATCATCGACATCCTGCTCGGCAAGACGACACCCAAAGTCACCCAGTTCCAGCACGACACGTTGAAGGTGTTCGGGATCGGCACCGAACTGCGGGAACCGGAATGGCGGGCCGTGGTGCGGCAGTTGCTGGCGCGAAGCCTGCTCGCGGTCGAAGGGGATTACGGCTCGCTAGTGCTGACCGAGGGCTCGACCGCGGTGCTCAACGGATCGCAGCAGGTGCTGCTGCGCCGTGAGCCGGAACGAGCGGCTCGCGCCCCGCGGGCGTCGCGCAAGGCTGCCGCGGTCGACCTGCCCGCCGGGGCGGCTCCGGTGTTCGAGCGGCTGCGAGCCTGGCGCGGCGCTACCGCGAAAGAACAAGGCGTTCCCGCGTACGTGATCTTCCATGACGCCACGTTGCGGCAGATCGCCACGCTGATGCCGACCACGTTGGACGCGCTGGGGACGGTCAGCGGGGTCGGGGAGAACAAGCTGGCGAAGTACGGGGAGGGTGTGCTGGCGGCGCTGGCCGAGGGGTGA
- a CDS encoding antitoxin, which yields MGFLKRVTVLAGAAGAVSYVRKNPEKVTEAVGKAGRFVDEKTSGRYHSQISGAVRKVAEATRPRTAE from the coding sequence ATGGGTTTCCTGAAACGAGTCACCGTCCTGGCCGGCGCCGCGGGAGCGGTTTCGTATGTGCGGAAGAACCCGGAGAAGGTCACCGAGGCGGTGGGGAAGGCCGGGCGCTTCGTGGACGAAAAGACCAGCGGGCGGTACCACTCGCAGATTTCGGGAGCGGTCCGCAAGGTTGCGGAGGCGACCCGGCCCCGGACGGCGGAGTGA
- the add gene encoding adenosine deaminase has protein sequence MRDLSALPKAHLHVHLESTIRPATLAELAAANRVSLPARQDSFDGFRAFADRNRLTRSCLQTAEDFERVAREFCADEAAQGTRYAEVTFTAASHGERLGDLDLPLESVLKGLTEGGREHRLQWRLILDHSRRRSVERAAKTLELALRHKEVIAIGMAGEEHHSLTPFVRVFDAAREAGLHLVHHAGEDAGPESIREALEIGKAERIGHGIRILEDPDLTRQAAASGVALEVCPSSNVTLGLVPELTRHPFPQLERAGLKLTLNTDVPDVTGTTLTDEFAVAREVFGYDDSALAGFAANAVAASFAPAETKAALHREIQAWLKPAAAG, from the coding sequence GTGCGCGATCTGTCCGCCTTGCCCAAAGCCCACCTGCACGTCCACCTCGAGAGCACCATCCGCCCCGCCACTCTCGCCGAACTGGCGGCCGCCAACCGGGTCTCGCTGCCGGCGAGGCAGGACTCGTTCGACGGGTTCCGGGCGTTCGCGGACCGCAATCGGCTCACCCGCTCGTGCCTGCAGACCGCCGAGGACTTCGAGCGCGTCGCGCGGGAGTTCTGCGCCGACGAAGCGGCCCAAGGGACCCGGTACGCGGAGGTCACCTTCACCGCCGCCTCGCACGGCGAGCGGCTCGGCGACCTGGACCTGCCGCTCGAGTCAGTCCTCAAGGGACTGACCGAGGGTGGGAGAGAGCACCGGCTCCAGTGGCGGCTGATCCTCGACCACTCCCGCCGCCGGTCGGTCGAGCGGGCCGCCAAGACGCTCGAGCTGGCGTTGCGGCACAAGGAAGTCATCGCGATCGGGATGGCCGGCGAAGAGCACCATTCGCTGACGCCGTTCGTGCGCGTCTTCGACGCCGCGCGGGAGGCGGGACTGCACCTCGTCCACCACGCGGGCGAGGACGCCGGGCCGGAAAGCATCCGGGAAGCGCTGGAAATCGGCAAAGCCGAGCGGATCGGCCACGGGATCCGCATCCTGGAGGATCCGGACCTCACCCGGCAGGCCGCCGCGAGCGGGGTCGCGCTGGAGGTGTGCCCGTCGTCGAACGTCACGCTCGGGCTGGTTCCCGAGCTGACCCGGCATCCGTTCCCTCAGCTGGAAAGAGCCGGCCTGAAGCTCACCCTCAACACCGACGTCCCGGACGTCACCGGCACCACGCTGACCGACGAGTTCGCGGTGGCCCGGGAGGTTTTCGGGTACGACGACAGCGCACTGGCCGGGTTCGCCGCCAACGCGGTCGCCGCGTCGTTCGCGCCGGCGGAGACGAAAGCCGCGCTGCACCGGGAGATCCAGGCTTGGCTCAAGCCGGCAGCAGCCGGGTGA
- a CDS encoding vWA domain-containing protein — protein MTAAPGLTGRLAEFVRALRAHGIPAGPGETADAAAALEVLGLDDRELVREGLAAALVRRGGQRSVFDATFDLYFPAGVGAPELARENPPRDREELREALAAALAEGDDQALDQLAGLAVDLLGQYGVGSGPGGGYSAHQTLERLQPQTLIARVLAAMRAASAPDEFTDRLTRDEIRRRVEGFRGKVRTEARRRAAELRGRSRIAQHAIAPAADRVDFLLASRSQLAELRRTIQPLSRKLATRLAARRKRATRGQIDLRRTLRRSLSTGGVPVRPAYRHRRPGRPEIVLLCDLSGSVAGFANFTMLLVQALRDQFSKIRVFGFVDSTDEVTHLVDTGAADPEQLGARMLSEAAVVRWDGHSDYGGALAQFTGKWLDAIGPRTSVLILGDARTNGGDPNLDAVRAIRARARHVHWLNPERASLWGTGDSAALDYAELVEMHECRTAQQLGVLVTRLLPA, from the coding sequence GTGACGGCCGCGCCGGGCCTCACCGGGCGGCTCGCCGAGTTCGTGCGCGCGCTGCGGGCGCACGGCATCCCGGCCGGGCCGGGGGAGACCGCGGACGCGGCCGCCGCGCTGGAAGTGCTCGGCCTGGACGACCGCGAGCTGGTCCGCGAGGGGCTCGCCGCCGCGCTGGTGCGCCGCGGCGGACAGCGGTCGGTCTTCGACGCGACCTTCGACCTGTACTTCCCGGCCGGGGTCGGCGCACCCGAGCTGGCCAGGGAAAACCCGCCGCGAGATCGGGAGGAGCTGCGCGAAGCGCTCGCCGCGGCGCTGGCCGAGGGTGACGACCAGGCACTCGACCAGCTCGCCGGCCTCGCCGTGGACCTGCTCGGCCAGTACGGCGTCGGCAGCGGCCCCGGCGGCGGGTACTCCGCGCACCAGACGCTGGAACGACTGCAGCCGCAGACCTTGATCGCGCGGGTGCTGGCGGCGATGCGCGCCGCTTCCGCGCCGGATGAATTCACCGATCGCCTCACCCGCGACGAAATCCGCCGCCGGGTGGAGGGGTTCCGCGGAAAAGTACGCACCGAAGCCCGCCGCCGGGCCGCTGAACTGCGGGGCCGGTCGCGGATCGCGCAGCACGCCATCGCCCCCGCCGCGGACCGCGTCGACTTCCTGCTCGCGAGCCGGTCCCAGCTGGCCGAACTGCGCCGGACGATCCAGCCGCTGTCGCGCAAGCTCGCGACCCGGCTGGCCGCTCGCCGCAAACGCGCTACCCGGGGCCAGATAGACCTGCGCCGCACCCTGCGCCGCTCGCTGTCGACTGGCGGCGTTCCAGTGCGCCCGGCGTATCGGCACCGACGGCCCGGACGGCCGGAAATCGTGCTGCTGTGCGATCTTTCCGGTTCGGTGGCGGGTTTCGCGAACTTCACCATGCTGTTGGTGCAGGCGCTGCGGGACCAGTTCAGCAAGATCCGCGTGTTCGGGTTCGTGGACAGCACCGACGAGGTCACGCACCTGGTCGATACCGGTGCCGCCGATCCGGAGCAGCTGGGCGCGCGAATGCTCAGCGAGGCCGCGGTCGTCCGCTGGGACGGCCACAGCGATTACGGCGGCGCCCTGGCGCAGTTCACCGGCAAGTGGCTGGATGCCATCGGACCGCGCACGTCCGTGCTGATCCTCGGCGACGCCCGGACCAACGGAGGCGACCCGAACCTGGACGCGGTCCGCGCCATCCGCGCCCGCGCGCGGCATGTGCACTGGCTGAACCCGGAACGGGCCTCCTTGTGGGGCACCGGCGATTCGGCGGCGCTGGACTACGCGGAGCTGGTCGAGATGCACGAATGCCGGACCGCGCAGCAGCTCGGCGTCCTCGTCACCCGGCTGCTGCCGGCTTGA
- a CDS encoding AAA family ATPase, translated as MGTGFFTSVEDVSAQLAKVGYLASVSVATTVFLADRLGKPLLVEGPAGVGKTALATAVAEVTGSRLVRLQCYEGIDEARALYEWNHAKQLLRITAGRDETWDEARTDIFGEEFLLRRPLLTAISGSEPTVLLIDETDKADVEIEGLLLEVLGDFQVTVPELGTITATQQPFAVLTSNATRELSEALRRRCLFLHIDFPDEDLEREIVRLKVPGIEDALADSVVRVIAALRAMDLRKLPSVAETVDWARTLLELGAGTLDERVVRDSLGVVLKHQDDITKAGAGLKLDQVLDAS; from the coding sequence GTGGGCACCGGGTTCTTCACCTCTGTCGAGGATGTGTCGGCGCAGCTGGCCAAGGTCGGCTACCTGGCATCGGTCTCGGTCGCGACCACGGTGTTCCTCGCCGATCGGCTGGGCAAGCCGCTGCTGGTCGAGGGCCCGGCGGGGGTCGGCAAGACCGCGCTGGCGACCGCGGTCGCCGAGGTCACCGGTTCGCGGCTGGTGCGGTTGCAGTGCTATGAGGGCATCGACGAGGCCCGTGCGCTCTACGAGTGGAACCACGCGAAGCAGCTGCTGCGGATCACCGCCGGGCGCGACGAGACGTGGGACGAGGCGCGCACCGACATCTTCGGCGAGGAATTCCTGCTGCGCCGCCCGTTGCTGACCGCGATTTCCGGCAGCGAGCCGACCGTGCTGCTCATCGACGAGACGGACAAGGCGGACGTCGAGATCGAAGGCCTGCTGCTGGAGGTGCTCGGCGACTTCCAGGTGACCGTGCCCGAGCTGGGCACGATCACCGCCACGCAGCAGCCGTTCGCGGTGCTGACGTCGAACGCGACGCGCGAGCTGTCCGAGGCGCTGCGGCGGCGGTGCCTGTTCCTGCACATCGACTTCCCCGACGAAGACCTGGAACGCGAGATCGTCCGGCTGAAGGTGCCGGGCATCGAGGACGCGCTGGCCGATTCGGTGGTCCGCGTGATCGCCGCGCTGCGCGCGATGGACCTGCGGAAACTGCCGTCGGTGGCGGAAACCGTCGACTGGGCGCGCACCCTGCTGGAACTCGGCGCGGGAACGCTGGACGAGCGCGTGGTGCGCGACAGCCTCGGCGTCGTGCTCAAGCACCAGGACGACATCACGAAGGCCGGTGCCGGGCTGAAACTCGACCAGGTGCTGGACGCGTCGTGA